The Deltaproteobacteria bacterium genomic sequence GCTTTGCATCTCGCTTGATGAAGGTCGTCCGCTCCGAGGGCGGCAAGACCTACGGAGCGCGGTCGCGGTTCGACAGCTACCTGTCGCGCGGCGCGTTCACCGCGACGACGTTCACCCGCAGCGAGGAGACGGTCAATACGATCAAGCTCGTGCTCGGCGAACTCGCGCGCATGAAGGCCGAGGGGCCGACGCCTGAGGAGGTGGCGGATGCGATCGCCAACATTTCGGGTCGCTGGGCTACCGCGTTCGAGTCGGCGCTCGACGTCGCGGGCGCCGTGTTGGCCGCGGAGCTGCACGGGTTCGGCGACGACTACGTCCGCAACTACGCGCTGCGCATCGGTGAGGTCACCCCGGAGGCCGCCAGGCAGGCGGCGGCCGCCCATCTGGACCCCGACAACCTGGTCATGGTCATCGTCGGCGCCGCGAAGGACGTGAAACCGCAACTCGACGCAGCCGGCTGGAAGTACACCGTCGTGTCCGCCGACGATCCGATCGCCGCGTACGAACGCGCGCAGCTCGCCGGCGGCGGGACCGTGAGCGCCGCGGATCGCGCGCGCGCCATGAAGCTCATCGACGCGGCGATCCGCGCCAAGGGCGGAGCAAAGCGCCTCGCCGGCATCCGGTCGATGACCGTGGAGGGGGACGCGAAGCTCCAAGTCCAGGGGCAGACCATCTCGGGCAAGGTCAAGCGCGTGTGGCGCGCTCCCGAGTCGCTGCGCCTCGACCTGACGCTCAACACGCCGATGGGCACATTCGACGTCATTACCGTGGTCCACGACGGCAAGGGCTGGTCGAAGCAGCCCGGCCCGGGCGGCGGCCAGGTCAAGGAACTCGAAGCCGGCGCCCTCGCCGAGGCGAAAAAGCAGATGTGGCGCGACGCCGAGTTCATCTTGCTGCGCGCCAAAGAAGACGGCGCCGTCGTGCGCCCGCTCGGCGAGCAAACCGTCGATGGTAAGACGTACGACGCGGTGCAGCTCACGGGCAAAAACGGTCATACGGTCAAGCTGTTCTTCGACCGCAAGACGCACCTGCTCGCGCGGATGACCTACCAGGAGGGCGGCGAGGAAGCCGTCGAGGCGTTCTCCGACTACAAGAAGGTCGCCGGCATCCAGATCGCGCACACGCGCCACAGCGAGAGCCCGCAGGGCTCATTCGACACGCAGCTGTCGTCCGTCAAGATCAACGAGAAGATCCCCGACAGCGCGTTCGCGAAGCCGCAGTAGGCGCGGCTCGCACTCGGCGGCGCACCGGGCCGTCGCGGCGCCACGGCGCGGCGGCGCGCGGCCCCCGCCGCCGGGCGCGACGGCTGGCGCCGGGCGACGGCTGCGCGACGCATTCGCCGCCCGCCGAGGCGGCGGCGCGCGGGCCCCTGGCTCCGGCCGCGGCCCCCAACCTGGGACGCCGGCGGCGCGCGGGTCCCGGCGCCGGCCGCGGCCAGCCGCGGGCGAACGGGTCGCGACGCGCGGCGCCCCGCCGGCGTTTGCCGCTGCACGGCCGGTCGGTCTACCCTCGACGAACGACGTGTCGACCGCCACGCGCGTTTCTCGGTCCACTTCGGCCCGCGCCGCCTCAGCGGTTCGGAGGCGACGGTGATCGCGGCCGCCGTCGCGGCGATCGCCGCAATGTCCGCCGCGCCCGCACCGGTCGTGGACCTGTACACCATGGGCCAGGGCGACCAGCTGTTCGAGCGGTTCGGCCACGCGGCCATCTGCGTGCAGTGGCCCGCCGATGCCGATGCGCGCTGTTACAACTACGGAACGACCGATTTCGGCTCGCCGCCCGCGCGGCTCGGCTGGCAGTTTTTGCGCGGCACGGCGCGGTTCTGGGTGTCGGTGTGGCCGCGCGAGCGGATGATCGCGCAATACGTCGCCCGCGACCGCAGCGTATGGCGCCAGCGCCTGCCGCTGACCGACGACCAGGCGCGCGAACTCGCGCGGCGCCTCGCACACGACGCTCGCGAGGAGAATCGCTACTACGCATACCATCACTTCCGCGACAACTGCGCGACGCGCGTGCGCGACCACATCGACGCGGTCACCGGGGGCGCGCTGTCCCGCGACAACCAGCGGCCGATCGGCGTCACCTACCGCGAACTCGGCCGCCGCGGCCTGGCGGAACTCACTCCGATCCTGGTCGCGTCGGTGTTCCTCGTCGGGCGCTTCGCCGACGTGCAGCCAACCGGCTACGAAGCGATGTTTCTGCCCGACCTGCTGCGCGCGGGCGTGGCCGAGCGGCTCGGCGCCGCTCCGGAAGCGGTCTACCTCCGCCGCGGGCCCGCGTTTCCCACCGAGGGGAACTCCGTCGCGCCCTGGCTGCTCGCGATCGCCGCGGCGACGGTCGCGCCCGTCGCGGCCGCGCGAGCGCTCGGCCGCGGCGTTCGTGCCGGCAGCTGGGCGAGCGCCGCCGCGCTCACCGCGCTCGGCACCGCCGTGTGGACGGTCGCGCTGGCCGCCGGCATGCCGGAACTGCGGTGGAACGAAGTGGCGCTCGTGCTGTGGCCGAGCGACGCACTGCTCGCGACGCGGCGCGGCCGCGCGTATGGCCGACTGCGCGTCGTCGCCTTGGCGCTCGTGTCGGCGGCGCGCGCCGTCGGCGTGCTGCGGCAACCGCTTTGGCTGGTGGTCTTGATCCCGCTCGGCCCGGCGCTGATCGCCGCGCTCGCTCCGCTACGCGGCGAAACCGAGTCGCGGCGATCGCCTCGCGACGCCGCGCGCGAACACGCTCCGTGACCTACGGGAACGGGAAGCCGAAGCAGTTGAGCAGATCCGGCGGCGTCACCTCCATATCGTCCTTGGTGCATCCGCCGAGATCGCAGGTGTCGCAGTCGGTCGGATCGCACCCGCCGCAGTGCGCCGGGTCGTTGCAGATGTCGTAGCAACCGTCGCCGCAGCAGGTGATCTTGCTCGGCAACAGCGGAGGAGGCATCGGGCACGTAAACGGACACGCACACGCACCGCCCGAGCACTGGTCGTCGGCGTCGCACGCCATCCCGCACGATCCGCAGTTGGCCTCGTCGGTCGTCGTGTCGACGCACCCGGTGGCACAGCAGCTCGTGTTGCCGGGACACTCGCCGCCGGTGGCGGCACACACGCACATGCCGTCTTGGCAGGTCTCCATCGGCCCGCACGGCCGGCCGCACATCCCACAGTTGGCCGGGTCGGTCATCAGGTTCTTGCAGCCGGTGTCGCAGCACGTGGACCCGCCGGTGCACGCGACGCCGAAGTTGCACACGCACATGCCACCCGAACACCCGTTGGACGTCTCGGAATCGCACACGTTGCCGCACGAACCACAGTTGCTCGCGTTCGCCTGCACGTCGACGCAGATCCCGTCGCAGCAGGCCTCGGTCGGGCCACAGGTGGTGCTGCCGCACTTGCCGCCGCGCGGATCGCCGGCGTCCGGTGCGGCGACGTCGTCGTTGTCGTCGTCGTCGCCTGCCTTGGCGCAACCGACCACCACGGCTGGAAGTAGGACCAGGATAGGAAAAGCGCGTCGCAACATCATCGGTGGCACCC encodes the following:
- a CDS encoding DUF4105 domain-containing protein, translated to MIAAAVAAIAAMSAAPAPVVDLYTMGQGDQLFERFGHAAICVQWPADADARCYNYGTTDFGSPPARLGWQFLRGTARFWVSVWPRERMIAQYVARDRSVWRQRLPLTDDQARELARRLAHDAREENRYYAYHHFRDNCATRVRDHIDAVTGGALSRDNQRPIGVTYRELGRRGLAELTPILVASVFLVGRFADVQPTGYEAMFLPDLLRAGVAERLGAAPEAVYLRRGPAFPTEGNSVAPWLLAIAAATVAPVAAARALGRGVRAGSWASAAALTALGTAVWTVALAAGMPELRWNEVALVLWPSDALLATRRGRAYGRLRVVALALVSAARAVGVLRQPLWLVVLIPLGPALIAALAPLRGETESRRSPRDAAREHAP